The Corylus avellana chromosome ca8, CavTom2PMs-1.0 genome has a segment encoding these proteins:
- the LOC132189455 gene encoding subtilisin-like protease SBT1.7: MKIMAFRLLQMVLLLTFSYTHAAVDEQNQKSKQTYIIHMDKSNMPLSFNDHFQWYAASLNSVSDSAKMLYTYNNIIHGFSTRLTAEEAESLEKQPGILSVLPEVRYELHTTRTPEFLGLEKPEVLFPTHDEVGEVIVGVLDTGVWPEIKSFDDTGMGPMPSGWKGACEEGKNFNSSSCNRKLIGARYFSKAYEAQFGPIDETVESKSPRDDDGHGTHTSTTAAGSAAEGANLYGYAHGTARGMATHARVATYKVCWLGGCFSSDIAAAVEKAIEDGVHVISMSIGGGTPDYDRDIVSTGAFKAMTLGILVSCSAGNGGPSPYSLTNVAPWITTVGAGTLDRDFPVSIPLGNGKHYTGVSLYNGKPLSDPLLPLVYAGNASNVTYGRLCLSDTLVPKKVAGKIVVCDRGSNSRVEKGRVVKKAGGVGMILANTDSYGEELVADAHLLPTAAVGQKTGDAIKNYILSDPNPTAIIGQGETKINVTPSPVVAAFSSRGPNPLTLGILKPDLIAPGVNILAGWTGAAGPTGLDGDTRRVSYNIVSGTSMSCPHVSGLAAFLKAAHPEWSPAAIRSALMTTAYPKYISGETILDVATGKPATPFDYGAGHVDPVAALDPGLVYNTTVDDYLGFLCALQYTSSQIKTATNMQFTCDSSKNYTIGEFNYPSFAVPLETASGRGGGVGETSTVKYTRTLTNVGTPETYTVSVLSPDVKILVEPKSLTFSELYEKKSYTVTFTASSMPSGSNSFAHLVWSGEKHRVGSPIAFTWT, translated from the coding sequence ATGAAGATTATGGCTTTCAGGCTTCTGCAGATGGTTCTACTTCTAACGTTTTCTTACACACACGCAGCAGTAGATGAGCAAAACCAGAAATCAAAACAGACTTACATAATTCACATGGACAAGAGCAACATGCCGCTAAGTTTCAACGACCACTTTCAGTGGTACGCCGCATCTTTGAATTCAGTGTCGGACTCAGCAAAGATGCTTTACACCTACAACAACATAATCCACGGCTTCTCCACAAGGCTGACGGCCGAGGAAGCCGAGTCACTTGAAAAGCAACCAGGAATTCTGTCTGTCCTGCCTGAAGTGAGATACGAGCTTCATACAACTCGGACACCGGAGTTCCTTGGACTAGAAAAGCCTGAGGTTCTCTTCCCCACGCACGACGAAGTGGGCGAGGTGATTGTCGGAGTATTGGACACCGGTGTATGGCCTGAAATAAAGAGCTTTGACGACACAGGAATGGGGCCGATGCCGAGTGGCTGGAAAGGTGCATGTGAGGAGGGTAAGAACTTCAATTCATCAAGCTGCAACCGCAAACTTATTGGCGCAAGGTATTTCTCAAAAGCTTATGAAGCACAGTTTGGACCAATTGACGAAACAGTGGAATCGAAATCCCCAAGGGATGATGATGGCCATGGAACTCACACCTCAACAACAGCGGCAGGGTCTGCTGCAGAAGGAGCTAACCTCTATGGTTATGCTCACGGGACAGCTCGTGGTATGGCGACACATGCCCGAGTTGCCACATACAAGGTGTGCTGGCTTGGCGGATGTTTCAGCTCAGATATTGCAGCCGCAGTTGAGAAGGCCATTGAAGATGGTGTCCATGTCATATCCATGTCTATTGGGGGAGGAACACCAGATTACGACAGAGACATTGTCTCCACTGGAGCTTTCAAAGCAATGACACTGGGCATCCTTGTATCATGCTCGGCTGGGAATGGTGGACCAAGCCCATATTCCTTGACCAACGTTGCGCCATGGATAACCACTGTGGGTGCTGGAACTTTGGACCGTGATTTTCCCGTTAGCATTCCCCTCGGAAACGGGAAACATTACACTGGTGTATCACTCTACAACGGGAAACCGTTGAGTGATCCTCTATTACCGCTTGTTTATGCCGGTAACGCAAGTAACGTGACATATGGTCGTCTGTGCTTGAGCGACACtctagttccaaaaaaagttGCTGGGAAAATTGTGGTATGTGATCGAGGATCAAATTCTAGGGTGGAAAAGGGTAGGGTGGTTAAAAAAGCTGGAGGCGTGGGGATGATACTAGCTAACACAGATTCTTATGGGGAGGAGCTAGTTGCCGATGCACATCTCTTGCCTACAGCAGCCGTAGGACAGAAAACCGGCGATGCCATAAAGAACTATATCCTCTCAGATCCTAATCCCACTGCTATAATTGGTCAAGGAGAAACCAAAATAAATGTCACACCCTCGCCGGTGGTTGCAGCATTCAGTTCTAGAGGTCCAAATCCGCTCACTTTGGGAATACTCAAGCCAGACCTAATAGCACCAGGAGTCAATATCCTAGCTGGGTGGACGGGTGCAGCCGGACCAACTGGGCTAGATGGTGATACCAGGCGCGTAAGCTACAATATTGTTTCAGGTACATCCATGTCATGCCCGCATGTAAGCGGGTTAGCTGCATTCCTTAAGGCTGCTCACCCAGAATGGAGCCCTGCAGCCATCAGATCTGCCCTCATGACCACAGCTTACCCTAAATACATAAGTGGCGAAACCATACTGGATGTTGCTACCGGAAAACCAGCTACACCGTTTGATTACGGCGCTGGACACGTGGATCCAGTTGCTGCTCTTGATCCTGGCCTCGTATACAATACCACGGTTGATGACTACCTAGGCTTCCTATGCGCCTTACAGTATACCTCTAGTCAAATTAAGACTGCCACAAACATGCAGTTCACCTGTGATTCAAGCAAGAATTACACCATAGGAGAGTTTAATTATCCATCTTTCGCTGTTCCTCTAGAAACAGCTTCAGGCAGAGGAGGTGGAGTTGGAGAAACAAGCACTGTAAAATACACCAGGACTCTGACTAATGTGGGCACTCCGGAAACATATACCGTTTCTGTGTTATCCCCCGATGTGAAAATCTTGGTTGAACCAAAATCACTGACTTTCAGTGAACTGTATGAGAAGAAAAGCTACACCGTGACATTCACTGCCAGTTCTATGCCATCTGGTTCAAACAGCTTTGCTCATTTGGTATGGTCGGGAGAGAAACACCGGGTCGGGAGTCCAATTGCTTTCACCTGGACATGA